A genomic window from Macaca thibetana thibetana isolate TM-01 chromosome 16, ASM2454274v1, whole genome shotgun sequence includes:
- the LOC126939237 gene encoding PGC-1 and ERR-induced regulator in muscle protein 1-like isoform X2, translating into MTPVLQARGDRPVTAPVLQARGDRPVTAPVLQARGDRPVTAPVLQARGDRPVTAPVLQARGDRPVTAPVLQARGDRPVTAPVLQARGDRPVTAPVLQARGDRPVTTPVLQARGDRPVTTPVLQACGDRPLTAPVLQACGDQPLTAPVLQACGDQAVTTPVLQVCGDQPVTTQGSCLRSCASDWGNEPGWGNSRRVMGPEKGQTQVEMPLAVSRPRTGSSPPGSMGMLLGSAYIWVLPPGPHRVGRLGGSEPSRASGPQQVAGADSGRPPVAASSGVSAAG; encoded by the exons ATGACCCCAGTGCTCCAGGCCCGCGGGGACCGGCCCGTCACGGCCCCAGTGCTCCAGGCCCGCGGGGACCGGCCCGTCACGGCCCCAGTGCTCCAGGCCCGCGGGGACCGGCCCGTCACGGCCCCAGTGCTCCAGGCCCGCGGGGACCGGCCCGTCACGGCCCCAGTGCTCCAGGCCCGCGGGGACCGGCCCGTCACGGCCCCAGTGCTCCAGGCCCGCGGGGACCGGCCCGTCACGGCCCCAGTGCTCCAGGCCCGCGGGGACCGGCCCGTCACGGCCCCAGTGCTCCAGGCCCGCGGGGACCGGCCCGTCACAACCCCAGTGCTCCAGGCCCGCGGGGACCGGCCCGTCACAACCCCAGTGCTCCAGGCCTGCGGGGACCGGCCCCTCACAGCCCCAGTGCTCCAGGCCTGCGGGGACCAGCCCCTCACAGCCCCAGTGCTCCAGGCCTGCGGGGACCAGG CCGTCACGACCCCAGTGCTCCAGGTCTGCGGGGACCAGCCCGTCACGACCCAGGGTTCATGTCTGAGGAGCTGCGCTTCGGATTGGGGGAATGAGCCCGGGTGGGGAAACAGTCGGAGAGTGATGGGCCCAGAAAAGGGTCAGACCCAGGTGGAGATGCCACTGGCTGTTAGCAGACCCCGCACTGGGTCTAGCCCACCCGGTTCCATGGGGATGCTCCTGGGCTCTGCATACATCTGGGTGCTGCCACCGGGGCCCCACAGAGTTGGCCGTCTGGGTGGATCTGAGCCAAGTCGTGCTTCTGGGCCTCAGCAAGTAGCTGGTGCTGATTCTGGGCGGCCGCCGGTGGCAGCGTCTTCAGGCGTGAGCGCTGCTGGGTGA
- the LOC126939237 gene encoding PGC-1 and ERR-induced regulator in muscle protein 1-like isoform X1 produces MTPVLQARGDRPVTAPVLQARGDRPVTAPVLQARGDRPVTAPVLQARGDRPVTAPVLQARGDRPVTAPVLQARGDRPVTAPVLQARGDRPVTAPVLQARGDRPVTTPVLQARGDRPVTTPVLQACGDRPLTAPVLQACGDQPLTAPVLQACGDQAVTTPVLQVCGDQPVTTPVLQVCGDQPVTTQGSCLRSCASDWGNEPGWGNSRRVMGPEKGQTQVEMPLAVSRPRTGSSPPGSMGMLLGSAYIWVLPPGPHRVGRLGGSEPSRASGPQQVAGADSGRPPVAASSGVSAAG; encoded by the coding sequence ATGACCCCAGTGCTCCAGGCCCGCGGGGACCGGCCCGTCACGGCCCCAGTGCTCCAGGCCCGCGGGGACCGGCCCGTCACGGCCCCAGTGCTCCAGGCCCGCGGGGACCGGCCCGTCACGGCCCCAGTGCTCCAGGCCCGCGGGGACCGGCCCGTCACGGCCCCAGTGCTCCAGGCCCGCGGGGACCGGCCCGTCACGGCCCCAGTGCTCCAGGCCCGCGGGGACCGGCCCGTCACGGCCCCAGTGCTCCAGGCCCGCGGGGACCGGCCCGTCACGGCCCCAGTGCTCCAGGCCCGCGGGGACCGGCCCGTCACAACCCCAGTGCTCCAGGCCCGCGGGGACCGGCCCGTCACAACCCCAGTGCTCCAGGCCTGCGGGGACCGGCCCCTCACAGCCCCAGTGCTCCAGGCCTGCGGGGACCAGCCCCTCACAGCCCCAGTGCTCCAGGCCTGCGGGGACCAGGCTGTCACGACCCCAGTGCTCCAGGTCTGTGGGGACCAACCCGTCACGACCCCAGTGCTCCAGGTCTGCGGGGACCAGCCCGTCACGACCCAGGGTTCATGTCTGAGGAGCTGCGCTTCGGATTGGGGGAATGAGCCCGGGTGGGGAAACAGTCGGAGAGTGATGGGCCCAGAAAAGGGTCAGACCCAGGTGGAGATGCCACTGGCTGTTAGCAGACCCCGCACTGGGTCTAGCCCACCCGGTTCCATGGGGATGCTCCTGGGCTCTGCATACATCTGGGTGCTGCCACCGGGGCCCCACAGAGTTGGCCGTCTGGGTGGATCTGAGCCAAGTCGTGCTTCTGGGCCTCAGCAAGTAGCTGGTGCTGATTCTGGGCGGCCGCCGGTGGCAGCGTCTTCAGGCGTGAGCGCTGCTGGGTGA